A region of the Muricauda sp. MAR_2010_75 genome:
TGGTGATGGCACCGTCACCCGGATAAAAATCTCACATTGGGGCTATGGCAAGGCACTTTATGTGGCACATCCCAATGGCTACACCTCTGTCTATGCCCACCTTAGAAAATTTGGTCCAGAAATAGAGGAATACATCAAAAAAATACAGTACAACAAACAGTCTTATGAAGTTGAGGCCTTTCCCGATTATGGCGAGCTAAAAGTCACAAAGGGCAGTGTCATTGCCTATTCCGGAAATACGGGTGGCTCCGCAGGCCCCCATCTCCATTTTGAAATCCGTAGCAGCGTAACCGAAAAACCTACCAACCCCCTGCTTTATGGCTATGACGTTAGAGATGCTACTGATCCTACCCTACTTGGGCTCTATGGATATCCTTTGTCCGATGATGCCTTGATAAACCAGAGTGCCAAAAAAATACAGCTCAATTTTACCCGTCAAGCGGATGGTTCCTTTATGGCCGATAAGGTAACCGCCATTGGCACCATTGGGTTTGGCATCAACAGTTTTGATCGGCTCGATATGGCCGCCAACCAAAATGGAGTGTACGCCGTAAAGCAAACCGTGAATGGCAGGGTACACTCCGAATATGATTTTGAAACCTTTTCCTTTGGCGAAACCCGCTATATCAACACTTTGATTGATTATGAGCATTTTGGTAAATTCAGACAGCGTATCCAGAAATGTTTCAAGGAGCCCTATAACCACCTCGGTATATACAAAACGCTCTATAATGATGGAAAAATTGACATTGAGGAAGGTTTGTCCTATACTGTTGAAATCCTTATCTCCGATATTCAGGGAAATGAAACCAAATTGGTCATTCCAGTTGAAGGCAAAAGGGAAATCCCAAAAATTGTAAAAGATGAAGAAGTCACCGAAAACTTCATCCTTGCCAACAAACCCAACAACTTTGACTTGGGGGTTGCCAAAGTGTATTTCCCCGCCAATACCTTTTACAAGGATTTCTACATCAACCTAAAAAAGGGTAAGGACACCGTTACCATCCACGATAACAGCGTTGCGGCACATCGAAACTTCACCATAAGCTTTGATCCGTCACAGTACCCACTATCAGAAAGAAAACAACTGTTCATAGCCCGATTGGATGAAGATTTAAGACCTTCCTATGCCACAACCTACAAACGGGACGGTTCTTTCACCACTCGAACACGGGACTTGGGGACCTATACACTGGTTCGGGACAGTGTGGCCCCTACCATCACTCCCAAAAATTTCAAAGAAAAACAGTGGCTGAGCAACTACAGCTATTTGAGCTTGACCATAACTGATGATTTAAGTGGCATTGATACCTACAGGGCTACCTTGAATGGGAAATGGATCCTTATGGAATTTGAGCCCAAGACCAATACCATCACCTATAGTTTTGACGACAAAATAGTAGATGAAACACAATGCGAACTCAAAGTCATCGTTACGGATAATGTAGGCAACAGCAGTACGTTCACCAGTACTTTTTTCAGAAAATAACCTATTGATCCCATCAAAGCCCATAACCTTATTCTTACCAATGCTTTGGGCCATTGTTCTCCAAGGACAGACCGCCACTGTGCTGGGGACAGTATTGAACGAAAACAACGAACCTATTCCCAACGTCAACGTTGGTTCTGGGAATTGGGGCACGGTTTCCGACGAAAACGGAAATTATGTTCTTGAACTGGTGGCTGAAACTCCCAACACCATTACGTTTTCCCATATAGGGCATGGAAATGTGGTTTTGCAAAACCTCATCCTTACCACCAATGAGACTTTTGAGTTTAATCCAGTGATGAAGTTGGATGCCATACAGATTGCAGGAGTTGATGTTTCTGCCACAGGAAACAAAAATGTTGAGGGCATTACCACAATTTCTCCTGAGGTAGCGCGAAAGATACCAGGGACCAATGCGGGAGTGGAAAATATCCTAAAGTTGTTGCCAGGGGTGTCGTTCAACAATGAATTGAGCACCCAGTACAATGTACGCGGTGGCAATTTTGATGAAAACTTGGTCTATGTGAACGGGATTGAGGTGTATCGCTCCTTTTTGATACGTTCTGCACAGCAGGAAGGGCTGAGCTTTGTGAACAGCGATTTAATTTCCAATTTGCAATTTTCTCCGGGAGGGTTCCAAGCCAAGTACGGGGACAAATTATCCTCTGTGCTGGACATTACCTATAAAACCCCAACTTCTTTCGAGATACGGGCGGATGGCAGTTTGCTTGGCGCCAGTGGAAGCTTGGAAACCATCTCCAAGAACAAAAAGTTCACCAGTATTTCTGGAATCCGTTATCGAAATAATGGACTTTTCTTGAACAGTCTGCAAACACAGGGAAATTTCAATCCAAGATTTTTGGATATCCAGAGTCATCTTACCTACCGATTTTCGAAAAAGTTCCATCTTAATTTTTTGAGGACGTTTTCTATTAACGACTATACCAACGAACCTCTTACCAGACAGACCAATTTTGGAACTTTGAACGATCCACGTGCACTATTGGTCTTTTATCAGGGTAGGGAACGCAATAAATACACCAACACGCTGGGTGCTTTAAAGGCCGATTTGTTCCCCAACGACCAAACAAAACTTGAATTCATCACCTCATCCTATCATACCCAAGAAGAAGAATTCTCTGATGTAATCGCATCTTATGAACTGGGCGATGTGGATACCAATCTTGGCAGTGAAACCTTGGGGGAAGTAGTCAACCCACGAGGTATTGGTTCCCAATTCAATAGGGCTAGAAACCAATTGGACGCTTTGATTTTTACTGTTTCGCATCGAGGCAAGATTTCCAAAAATGGGAAAATCCTGGAGTGGGGCATAAAGTTTGCCCATGAAGACATCAAGGATCACATCAGGGAATCCGAATTTATTGATTCTGCAGGATACATCATTCGTCCGCCCAATTCTGAATTAGTGAACAACCAACCGGAAGAACCCTTTACCGGTGACATTATTCCCTACCAAAGCGTCCAGGCCATTAATAATACCCAAACAAACCGACTCTCAGGTTTTGTGCAATATGCAAGCCATACCCAATGGAATGAGCATGATATTTATTTTAATTTGGGAGTTAGGACCCAACATTGGGTGTTAAAAGGAGATGGTTTCAGTAAAAATGCTCAAACTGTTTTCAGTCCAAGGGGTCAGTTCTCCATCAAACCCAACTGGAAAAAGGACATGCTGTTCCGCATGGCCATTGGAAGTTACCAACAGCCACCCTTTTATCGAGAGCTTAGGGATAGTGAGGGAAATATCAATCCCAATGTGAAGGCGCAGAAATCCATTCATTATGTTTTGGGAAGCGAGTACAGTTTTATCCTCTGGAATAGGCCTTTTACCCTGATCAGTGAAGCCTATTTTAAAGATATGACCCATGTTAACCCTTACACTGTGGAAGACGTTCGTATTCGGTATGCAGCCCAAAACAACGCTACCGCCTATTCGCTTGGCTTCGATTTTCGGCTTACCGGGGCCTTTGTCCCGGGTACGCAATCATGGGTGAGCCTGGGCTATCTGAAAACCGAAGAAAATTGGAATGATCGCGGTTATATCTCAAGACCAACAGATCAACGCCTTAAACTTGCCGTCTTATTTCAAGATTACGTACCTAATATTCCCAACGTTAAGCTATACTTGAACCTTGTTTACAACACCGGAGTTCCCGGTGGAAGTCCCAATTATGCCGATCCTTATAATTTTCAGAATAGATTAAGAGATTATAGAAGGGCCGATATGGGAATTTCCTATATTTTTGCTGACGAAAAAAACAAACACCCCCAAGGGCATTGGCTCCATAAGTTCAAGGAGTTTAGTGTTGGCTTTGAAATTTTCAACATGTTCAACAACCAAAACTCCATTACCAATACATGGGTCAGGGACGTGGACACTCAAAGACAATTTGCCGTGCCCAATTATTTGACGGGTCGTATTCTCAATATAAAATTTGGGGTGCGTTTTTAAATGATACCGATGAAAAAAATCGTTTCCATGATGTTGTTTTTGACCGTTGCCTTGGTTTCGGCCCAGAAAAACATTTATGAGAACAGAAAGTTTGATGAACTAACGGAGGACCATCAAGTACTGGCCATTATGCCCTTTATTGCTCATCTGGAACTAAAAGAGGTGGTAGACCGCAACGAACTGAAAGTGTTGGCGGAACGCGAAGGGTACGCGGTACAGAATGCACTGGAAACTTATTTTTCCAAACGGAAGGAACGCAAAAAGTTTAATGTGGACTTTCAGAATATCTTGAACACCAACGCCATTCTAGCGCAAAATGACATTGATTATGACAATATTGATATTCACACCACCCAAGAACTCTGCAAGATTCTGGATGTGGACGGAATCATCAGCGGGAACCTCAACCTGAACATTCTACTTTCCGAAGGAGTTCCTACCGACTTCAATCTTTTGGATTATTTCAGCGGTGATGCCAACTATGGACGAATCGGGGTGAAAATCAGTGATGGGGAAACGGGAAAATTGCTTTGGAAGTACGAAAACGAAATCTCCAAAAAGACAGGAAAGAACACCACAGAACTCATCGATAAAATGATGAAGACCGCTTCTCGTAAGTTTCCCTACGACAAAGAAAAGAAACGAAGGAACAAAAACTGATCAGCTCTCTGCAAATTCCTTGAGTACCTGAACCGTATAATCCAATTCATCCTTGGTATTGTACATGGAAAACGAAAAACGCAAGGAAGGTTTTTCCAATTCCTTGTCCGAAAGGATTTCTGTAAGCACATGCGAGCCCAGATTACTCCCGGATTGACAAGCACTTCCTTTGGAACAGGCTATCCCTTTCATATCCAAATGGAACAGCAGCATCAACCCTTTCTGTTTATCAAAGGGCAATCGCACATTCACCAATGTATAGGTGCTTTTTTCCAAATCTGCAGACAAACCATTAAAAATAGCGTCTGGGATTTCATGTTTTACCTTATCGATAAAATACTGTTTCAGTTCTTTTACGGTTTTGGTCTCTTCCTCCAAACGCTCGTATGCTTTCACGAAAGCTTCTTCCAACCCCACTATATTATGGAAGGCCTCCGTACCTGCTCTATAACCACGTTCTTGCGACCCTCCAAAAATTAGGGGCTTTAATCCAGAGTTTTTACGGATAAACGCAAAGCCAATGCCTTTTGGTCCATGGAATTTATGGGCGGCCGCGGTCATAAAATCAATGGGGACGCCTTGCACATCCCAAGGGTAATGCCCAATGGATTGTACGGTATCTGAATGAAAAAGCGCTCCGTGTTCCCGGCACAGTTTTCCAATGGACTCAATATCAGTGATGTTTCCAATCTCGTTGTTCACGTGCATTAAACTGACCAACTTTTTGGAGTCATCCTGGATCAATAAGGCTTCCAAATGATCTAATTTAGGATTGCCGTTTTCATCCAAATCAACATATTTTACGGAAATACCATATTCTTTTTCCAATTCTTCCGCGGTATGCAGCACGGCATGGTGTTCAATTTTGGAAGTTATCAGCGTTTTCACCCCAAGATCACGGACAGCACAACGTAAAATCATATTATCCGCCTCTGTTCCGCCAGAAGTGAAAATAATTTCCGACGGTTGCGCATTCAAGGTTTTGGCTATTGTTTTTCGTGCTTTTTCAACAGCAGTCTTTGCCGATCTTCCAAAGCTGTGGGTAGACGATGGATTTCCGTAGTATACGGCCAAGGCTTCTTGCATTTTTGCAATGACCTCATCCCTCACCTGGGTTGTCGCCGCATTATCCAAATACACTTTTTGCATGGACTTGAGTAGTTTTTTGAGCCCTCAAAAATACAGGAAATAAAGTTAATTTCTTTTAAAGTATTCCGAAGGATTGGGGTATTAAAATGGAATTGCTTTAAATTTGGTGCATGGGAAAATATTTCTTTTTGGTCCTCTACATGGGGATGTTCCTTTCTTGTAGTGATGGTGATCTACAGATTGAGACCATAGATTTTGATAGTGTTGCCATTCAGTATTGCACTGCACCGATACGAAACACCAAGAACATCATGTTCAAGATCAATGACGATGAGGCCTTGATCTTGGAACTCCAGAGCGGTGTGTTGAACAAAGGTGTTGTGGGAGAAACCGTAACCACTGAAAGTGCTATCCCCAATCAATCCCAGGTTACGTATCGTATCTTTTCTGATGGTGTCACCAAAAATTATTTTTGCGACGATATCCCCACCACTGAACCTACGGTTGTGGAAGAAATCGAGGCCCAGGACGGCACCGTGACCGTTGAAACAACCGCAAACGAAGACAATACGGAGTTTGTACACACCATACGTTTGAGCGGTATTTCTTTTGTTACCGGCACCGATGAACGAATTACCGACCTTACCATCAATGAGTTTGGAGAGGTTACCACTGCCGTTCCCCAGTAACTACCTCAGTTGTTTTGAAAAATATAGACCTCCGTGGCACCCAACCCATATTTTTGGTATTCGGCATCATAATACTTTAGGTTGTCGTACTTTTTGAAAAGGTAATAGAGTTCTTCTTTTAGGATACCTTCTCCCACCCCATGGATAAAAACCACTTTTTGAATTCGTTTTTCAATGGCAAAGTCCAATTGTCGTTTTGCGGTTTCCATCTGAATATTGAGAATATCAAAATTACTGAGTCCCTTGCTGGATTTCACCAATTGGTGAATATGTAGGTCCACCTCCATTTTGGGGGCGTTCCGTTCTTTGGGTTTAATGCTTGAAGTTTTCCTTTTCTTGGGCTGTTCCTTCTCTTTTTTAACTTGAACCACTTCGAAATTGGAGACTTTAATGCCTCTTTCAACTTTCACCAGTTCCTTGAGCTGATATTTTAAGGGAAAGCCCTCGGAAGTCATCAAAGTGACTACATCACCCTCAATGGATTCCACCCGTCCTGAAATGGCCTCATCCAATACCTCAACCTTATCCCCTACAGCAATCCTGCTCATAAATCCCAGCTAAAAAAATCTTGAAAAGTTAATCCCATAAGCAAAAATAATAGTATTTTTCTTGACAGTTACAGTGATGATGTACCTACAACCAACCATTTATTTAATCAGCCTAAAGGAGTATATGCTGCCCTGTCTCAACAAAAAATTGTTTGGGGTGGAGTGTCCCGGTTGTGGTATGCAACGCTCGGTACAATTGCTTTTTCAGGGTGATTTTGTGGAAGCATTCAAAATGTACCCTGCCATTTATCCCATTATTTTATTATTGGCCTTTTTAGTTTCCACCCTATTTATAAAATTCAAATTTGCAGACCAAATAAAGTTAATCTTAATGCTTACTACGGCTGGCGCCATATTGGTAAGCTACTTGATAAAAATGAATATCCTTTTTTAACCAAAAAAATAAAATTATGGAACGACAAAAACTCCCTAATGCAACGCTGATTCTAATATTTGGTATTGTTTCCATTGTAACCTGCTGTTGTTATGGTATCCTTGGGCTCATATTCGGTATAATCGCTTTGGTTTTGGCCAACCAAGCCCTAAAACTTTACGCAGCTAACCCAGAAATGTATGATGGTGTACAAAATGTGAAGACCGGTAGAATATTGGCCATTATCGGAATAGTCCTTAATCTCCTGTTTGTGGCGTACATTGTTTGGATCTATTCAACGTTTGGGTGGGATACCATGCAAGACCCGGACGCTCTTCGTGAAGCAATGGAAGATTTATTTGGGCAATAATTGATTCATTTCTGTGTTAATCACTTGCTTGACGGACCTACTTGGTTACGGCCGGAAAGGAAAACTTTGCTGAATCCAGGAGAAAATTGAATTCACTTTTAAAACAACACCAATAATCACAACAACCAATGGAAAACAACCAAAACATGCCGCCAAAGCCAAACAATTATATGGTTTTGGCCATTTTAAGCACTATTTTTTGCTGTATCGCAACCGGAATTGCAAGTATTATTTATGCATCCAAAGTAAATGAGCATTATGCAAGGGGTGAGTACGCAGAAGCAGAGAGTGCATCAAAAAACGCCAAGATGTGGGCTCTTATCGGCTTAGCTGCAGCTGCACTGATATGGATCGTCTATTTTGCCATCTTTGGCTTTGCACTCTTAGGTGGTCTTGCAAATGCCAACTATTAGAAAATCGGTATTACTCATAGGTTTGGGAGTATTGTCAGTTTTGGCAATACTCCTTTACTTTTCCTTCAATCCTGAGAAGGGATTGTTTTTTCCAAAATGCCCTTCCTATCAATATTTAGGAATTTATTGTTCGGGTTGTGGAAGCCAAAGGGCCATACACGATTTGCTCCACTTACGTATTGGGGATGCCTTAAGCCATAATATGCTTTTGCTACCTGCCCTATTTGTGCTTGCACAGCATGGTCTTGTAAAGGCTAGGGTGCTTAAAACCAAAAGTTTTTTGAATTACAGATATGCACCCATCATTGTATTGATCATGGTGCTGCTCTTCATGTTCCTTCGGAATCTTACCATATATCCGTTTGCGTATTTGGCTCCTTAATTGGCCACTTCACTGATGAATTTTAAGCGGTATAGCCTGAGTTCTTCGTCCTCGTAATCGCCTTCAAACTCTTCAACGGCATCTGAAATTGAATCGGTGTCTGCTTCCAAAAAATAGTCGTGGATTTCCTCTTGTTGGTCCTCATCCAAAATTTCATCGATCCAATAGCCTATATTGAGTTTTGTGCCACTGAACACAATCTGTTCCATTTCTTTGATGAGTTCGGGCAGTTCCAGTCCTTTTGCCGAAGCGATGTCATCCAAGGGCAATTTTCGATCCACGCTTTGGATCACGTACAATTTCAGTGCTGAATTGGCCCCGGTACTCTTAACCACAAGGTCATCCGGACGGATGATATCATTTTCATCCACATACTTTGCAATGAGGCTTATAAAGGGTTTTCCATATTTTTTGGCCTTGCCTTCCCCAACACCCTGAATGTTGAGCAATTCATCCATGGTAATGGGATATTTAAGGGACATATCCTCCAACGAAGGGTCTTGAAACACGACAAAAGGTGGCACCTCCATTTTTTGCGCTTCTCTTTTGCGCAGGTCTTTGAGCAATTTGAGCAAGTTTTCGTCTGCCACTGCCCCGCCAGACTTGCCTGCGGTTACCACAGCGTCGTTGCCTTCTTCATTGTACTGGTGATCCTTCGTCATCTGGAAAGATTCTGGTTTATTGAGGAAGTCCCCTCCAGCTTTGGTCAAGTGCAAAATGCCATATCGTTCAATCTCCTTTTTCAGTAACCCAGCCACCAACACCTGTCTGGTCAGGGCCATCCAGTACATTTTATCCTTATCGGCGCCAATACCAAAAAATTCCTTTTCATCGGTTTTATGGGACGATATCATGGCATTGGTCTTGCCTAC
Encoded here:
- a CDS encoding M23 family metallopeptidase — encoded protein: MRLNLFGVLFLVILSLAAQEKYPQGVFQPPMDIPLILAGTFGELRSNHFHSGMDIKTQQREGLPVFAIGDGTVTRIKISHWGYGKALYVAHPNGYTSVYAHLRKFGPEIEEYIKKIQYNKQSYEVEAFPDYGELKVTKGSVIAYSGNTGGSAGPHLHFEIRSSVTEKPTNPLLYGYDVRDATDPTLLGLYGYPLSDDALINQSAKKIQLNFTRQADGSFMADKVTAIGTIGFGINSFDRLDMAANQNGVYAVKQTVNGRVHSEYDFETFSFGETRYINTLIDYEHFGKFRQRIQKCFKEPYNHLGIYKTLYNDGKIDIEEGLSYTVEILISDIQGNETKLVIPVEGKREIPKIVKDEEVTENFILANKPNNFDLGVAKVYFPANTFYKDFYINLKKGKDTVTIHDNSVAAHRNFTISFDPSQYPLSERKQLFIARLDEDLRPSYATTYKRDGSFTTRTRDLGTYTLVRDSVAPTITPKNFKEKQWLSNYSYLSLTITDDLSGIDTYRATLNGKWILMEFEPKTNTITYSFDDKIVDETQCELKVIVTDNVGNSSTFTSTFFRK
- a CDS encoding carboxypeptidase-like regulatory domain-containing protein — its product is MLWAIVLQGQTATVLGTVLNENNEPIPNVNVGSGNWGTVSDENGNYVLELVAETPNTITFSHIGHGNVVLQNLILTTNETFEFNPVMKLDAIQIAGVDVSATGNKNVEGITTISPEVARKIPGTNAGVENILKLLPGVSFNNELSTQYNVRGGNFDENLVYVNGIEVYRSFLIRSAQQEGLSFVNSDLISNLQFSPGGFQAKYGDKLSSVLDITYKTPTSFEIRADGSLLGASGSLETISKNKKFTSISGIRYRNNGLFLNSLQTQGNFNPRFLDIQSHLTYRFSKKFHLNFLRTFSINDYTNEPLTRQTNFGTLNDPRALLVFYQGRERNKYTNTLGALKADLFPNDQTKLEFITSSYHTQEEEFSDVIASYELGDVDTNLGSETLGEVVNPRGIGSQFNRARNQLDALIFTVSHRGKISKNGKILEWGIKFAHEDIKDHIRESEFIDSAGYIIRPPNSELVNNQPEEPFTGDIIPYQSVQAINNTQTNRLSGFVQYASHTQWNEHDIYFNLGVRTQHWVLKGDGFSKNAQTVFSPRGQFSIKPNWKKDMLFRMAIGSYQQPPFYRELRDSEGNINPNVKAQKSIHYVLGSEYSFILWNRPFTLISEAYFKDMTHVNPYTVEDVRIRYAAQNNATAYSLGFDFRLTGAFVPGTQSWVSLGYLKTEENWNDRGYISRPTDQRLKLAVLFQDYVPNIPNVKLYLNLVYNTGVPGGSPNYADPYNFQNRLRDYRRADMGISYIFADEKNKHPQGHWLHKFKEFSVGFEIFNMFNNQNSITNTWVRDVDTQRQFAVPNYLTGRILNIKFGVRF
- a CDS encoding cysteine desulfurase family protein codes for the protein MQKVYLDNAATTQVRDEVIAKMQEALAVYYGNPSSTHSFGRSAKTAVEKARKTIAKTLNAQPSEIIFTSGGTEADNMILRCAVRDLGVKTLITSKIEHHAVLHTAEELEKEYGISVKYVDLDENGNPKLDHLEALLIQDDSKKLVSLMHVNNEIGNITDIESIGKLCREHGALFHSDTVQSIGHYPWDVQGVPIDFMTAAAHKFHGPKGIGFAFIRKNSGLKPLIFGGSQERGYRAGTEAFHNIVGLEEAFVKAYERLEEETKTVKELKQYFIDKVKHEIPDAIFNGLSADLEKSTYTLVNVRLPFDKQKGLMLLFHLDMKGIACSKGSACQSGSNLGSHVLTEILSDKELEKPSLRFSFSMYNTKDELDYTVQVLKEFAES
- a CDS encoding Smr/MutS family protein, which gives rise to MSRIAVGDKVEVLDEAISGRVESIEGDVVTLMTSEGFPLKYQLKELVKVERGIKVSNFEVVQVKKEKEQPKKRKTSSIKPKERNAPKMEVDLHIHQLVKSSKGLSNFDILNIQMETAKRQLDFAIEKRIQKVVFIHGVGEGILKEELYYLFKKYDNLKYYDAEYQKYGLGATEVYIFQNN
- a CDS encoding DUF2752 domain-containing protein, with amino-acid sequence MMYLQPTIYLISLKEYMLPCLNKKLFGVECPGCGMQRSVQLLFQGDFVEAFKMYPAIYPIILLLAFLVSTLFIKFKFADQIKLILMLTTAGAILVSYLIKMNILF
- a CDS encoding CCC motif membrane protein, yielding MERQKLPNATLILIFGIVSIVTCCCYGILGLIFGIIALVLANQALKLYAANPEMYDGVQNVKTGRILAIIGIVLNLLFVAYIVWIYSTFGWDTMQDPDALREAMEDLFGQ
- a CDS encoding CD225/dispanin family protein is translated as MENNQNMPPKPNNYMVLAILSTIFCCIATGIASIIYASKVNEHYARGEYAEAESASKNAKMWALIGLAAAALIWIVYFAIFGFALLGGLANANY
- a CDS encoding DUF2752 domain-containing protein → MPTIRKSVLLIGLGVLSVLAILLYFSFNPEKGLFFPKCPSYQYLGIYCSGCGSQRAIHDLLHLRIGDALSHNMLLLPALFVLAQHGLVKARVLKTKSFLNYRYAPIIVLIMVLLFMFLRNLTIYPFAYLAP